The Caulifigura coniformis genome includes a region encoding these proteins:
- the folE gene encoding GTP cyclohydrolase I FolE — protein sequence MRKNTLVSEEANQFHPSVDLPRIEKAVREILAAVGENPDREGLLETPKRVAKMYAELFSGLHLDPSRHLKKVFLENYDEMVLVKDISFNSMCEHHLLPFIGKAHIGYLPRGKVVGLSKMARIVEEISKKPQVQERMTHAIADLMNKELDAKGVIVVLEAEHSCMTIRGVKKPGAVTITSAVRGLFKSNESSRAEAMALINQK from the coding sequence GTGAGAAAGAATACGCTCGTGTCCGAAGAAGCGAATCAGTTCCATCCGTCTGTCGACCTGCCGCGGATCGAAAAAGCTGTTCGGGAGATCCTGGCCGCCGTCGGCGAGAATCCGGATCGCGAAGGGCTGCTCGAAACGCCCAAACGCGTGGCGAAGATGTACGCCGAGCTGTTTTCCGGTCTGCACCTCGATCCTTCGCGGCATCTCAAGAAGGTGTTCCTCGAGAACTACGACGAAATGGTGCTCGTGAAGGACATCAGCTTCAACAGCATGTGCGAGCACCACCTGCTGCCGTTTATCGGCAAGGCCCATATCGGCTACCTCCCGCGGGGAAAGGTGGTAGGGCTGAGCAAGATGGCGAGGATCGTGGAGGAGATTTCGAAGAAGCCGCAGGTACAGGAGCGGATGACGCACGCCATCGCCGACCTGATGAACAAGGAGCTGGACGCCAAAGGGGTGATCGTCGTCCTCGAAGCCGAGCACAGCTGTATGACGATCCGTGGCGTGAAGAAGCCGGGGGCCGTGACGATCACCAGCGCCGTGCGCGGGTTGTTCAAGTCGAACGAGTCGAGCCGCGCCGAAGCGATGGCGCTGATCAACCAGAAGTAA
- a CDS encoding ABC transporter substrate-binding protein encodes MSSKSRAISGVVIFVVLMGAAWMLVSGRTKAALVVYCAHDAVFAEQLVSQFMAQTGMSVEATYDSEVAKSLGLVQRLEREQGNPVCGVFWNNEPLGTMSLAAKGVFEPYESPEATNRPAAFRDPENRWTGFGVRYRVWIVNTGKMAATREAVEERMNSGDLSRVAIAEPLYGTTLTHWSLLWNRLGADELQKWHRSLKERGCHFVKGNGAVRDLVAAGTCDLGMTDTDDFFGALDARAPVAMLPIRVQEQTIAIPNTVSIVKGARHPQAAQAFVDFLLSASSDLALAKSGSRQAPVHTGVAASELPPEMAEMHDWAKEAADLSGLTISRDECLAWLQKEFAP; translated from the coding sequence GTGAGTTCCAAGTCGCGGGCGATCTCGGGTGTTGTGATCTTTGTCGTGCTGATGGGCGCCGCCTGGATGCTCGTTTCAGGCCGCACGAAAGCCGCCCTCGTCGTCTACTGCGCTCACGACGCCGTCTTCGCCGAGCAGCTCGTGAGTCAGTTCATGGCCCAGACGGGCATGTCGGTCGAAGCGACGTATGACAGCGAAGTCGCCAAGTCGCTGGGACTCGTGCAGCGGCTGGAGCGAGAGCAGGGAAACCCCGTCTGCGGCGTGTTCTGGAACAACGAGCCCCTGGGAACGATGTCGCTCGCGGCGAAAGGTGTGTTTGAGCCGTATGAGTCACCCGAGGCGACCAATCGGCCGGCAGCATTCCGCGATCCGGAGAACCGCTGGACTGGATTCGGCGTGAGGTACCGCGTGTGGATCGTGAACACCGGGAAGATGGCGGCGACGCGCGAGGCCGTGGAAGAACGGATGAACAGCGGGGACCTGTCGCGGGTCGCCATCGCCGAGCCGCTCTACGGCACGACGCTCACTCACTGGAGCCTGCTCTGGAATCGTCTGGGGGCTGACGAACTCCAGAAATGGCACCGCAGCCTCAAGGAACGCGGTTGCCATTTCGTGAAGGGAAACGGAGCCGTGCGGGATCTCGTGGCGGCCGGAACCTGCGACCTGGGGATGACTGATACGGATGACTTCTTCGGAGCACTCGACGCCAGGGCTCCCGTGGCCATGCTGCCGATCCGCGTCCAGGAGCAGACGATCGCCATCCCCAATACGGTGTCGATTGTGAAAGGGGCCCGGCATCCGCAGGCGGCGCAGGCGTTCGTCGATTTTCTCCTCTCGGCCAGCAGCGATCTCGCGCTGGCGAAGTCGGGATCGCGGCAGGCGCCTGTCCATACGGGCGTTGCCGCTTCCGAACTCCCGCCGGAGATGGCCGAGATGCACGACTGGGCCAAAGAGGCGGCGGATCTTTCCGGACTGACCATATCGCGGGATGAGTGCCTGGCCTGGCTGCAGAAGGAGTTCGCTCCGTGA
- a CDS encoding ATP-binding cassette domain-containing protein, with product MTPLFQLKNVFVDGPRRPRLEGVTVDILPGRTAVVGASGAGKTSLLNLLSGFETPDAGGIETVQIRSERVPIFWSPADGGLWPGVSIADHIRLVTPGASTRGRVQEWLERFDLNESAARHVEELSAGERSRLSLARALAVDAAVLVLDEPLVHVDRARLERYWSIVRETCEARGTSLVFSSHHMIDRRHADRVVGMEKGRVVLDCSIDEALRESVHE from the coding sequence GTGACTCCGCTGTTCCAGCTCAAGAACGTTTTCGTGGACGGACCGCGGCGTCCGCGGCTCGAAGGGGTCACCGTCGACATCCTGCCGGGACGCACCGCCGTCGTCGGCGCGTCCGGAGCCGGAAAGACGTCGCTGCTGAATCTCCTGTCGGGCTTTGAGACGCCGGATGCCGGCGGGATCGAAACGGTGCAGATCCGGTCCGAGCGCGTTCCGATTTTCTGGTCGCCCGCCGATGGGGGCCTCTGGCCGGGAGTTTCGATCGCCGATCACATCCGGCTGGTGACGCCCGGGGCGTCCACGAGGGGCCGCGTCCAGGAGTGGCTGGAACGATTTGACCTGAACGAGTCGGCCGCGAGGCATGTCGAGGAACTGTCGGCCGGAGAGCGATCTCGCTTGAGCCTCGCCAGGGCGCTGGCGGTGGATGCGGCAGTGCTGGTTCTCGATGAGCCGCTGGTGCATGTGGACCGGGCCCGGCTCGAGCGTTACTGGTCGATCGTCCGGGAAACGTGTGAGGCCCGCGGCACGTCGCTCGTCTTCTCGTCGCACCATATGATCGACCGGCGGCACGCGGACCGCGTCGTCGGAATGGAGAAGGGACGCGTCGTCCTCGATTGTTCCATCGACGAAGCACTGCGAGAATCGGTTCATGAGTGA
- a CDS encoding NHL repeat-containing protein, with protein sequence MSDRGLPLADTSTRPSGPRRALLFAMGLITFTGCFGPGEGDVQLPTANIATWQIPNEESKIPTPRGLFTARNGDLYVLDDAGRFLIYDQDRKLVRKTYMPEYSVGRPEGLWQMLDGRVAVADTHYNRVVLLNPDGTCERMFGTKGYGPGEFIFPETVVQDPAGRLYVCEYGGNDRIQRFSADGKFQVAFSSFGTEPGQVQRPTGLVWHDHKVYVCDAVNNRVQRFSEDGQFEAVLADSQTAGLYYPYDMAISPAGELYVAEFGSGRVTKLSKEGKLLGRYGTAGRDVGQFWTPWGVAVAADGRVYVADTGNRRLVELKL encoded by the coding sequence ATGAGTGATCGAGGGCTGCCGTTGGCGGACACGAGCACGCGGCCCTCAGGGCCGCGGCGGGCTCTGCTGTTCGCGATGGGGCTGATCACGTTCACCGGCTGTTTCGGCCCCGGCGAGGGAGATGTCCAGCTGCCGACGGCCAACATCGCGACGTGGCAGATTCCCAACGAGGAATCGAAGATTCCAACGCCGCGGGGGCTGTTCACGGCGCGCAACGGCGACCTCTACGTCCTGGATGACGCGGGCCGGTTCCTGATCTATGACCAGGATCGCAAGCTCGTTCGCAAAACATACATGCCCGAGTATTCGGTCGGCCGCCCGGAAGGCCTGTGGCAGATGCTCGACGGCCGGGTGGCTGTCGCCGACACGCACTACAACCGCGTGGTCCTCCTGAACCCCGACGGGACGTGCGAACGGATGTTCGGCACGAAAGGATACGGGCCCGGTGAGTTCATCTTCCCGGAGACGGTCGTCCAGGACCCCGCAGGGCGGCTGTATGTCTGCGAATATGGCGGCAACGACCGCATCCAGCGGTTTTCCGCCGACGGCAAGTTCCAGGTCGCTTTCAGTTCCTTCGGGACCGAACCGGGACAGGTGCAGCGGCCGACGGGGCTCGTGTGGCACGATCACAAGGTCTACGTGTGCGACGCGGTGAACAATCGCGTCCAGCGGTTTTCGGAGGACGGCCAGTTCGAAGCCGTTCTGGCGGACTCACAAACGGCCGGCCTTTATTACCCGTATGACATGGCGATCTCCCCGGCAGGGGAGTTGTACGTCGCCGAATTCGGATCGGGGCGGGTGACAAAGTTGTCGAAGGAAGGGAAACTGCTGGGGCGATACGGAACGGCGGGACGTGATGTCGGGCAGTTCTGGACGCCGTGGGGAGTCGCGGTGGCCGCGGATGGGCGGGTGTATGTGGCTGATACGGGAAACCGAAGGCTTGTGGAGCTGAAGCTGTGA
- a CDS encoding VWA domain-containing protein, whose product MKRRSILRTLFPETLFPSSRGPLNWRETIPLVAFLATYLAVILWLTLSRRVTFTYPWQLAWIGVSVWVWWMWRNGWSGLSRGRALSALICRLVLLGLFVALMAEPRSVRTRDSLAVVYAVDFSESIGPDAREQAAKFVAKAVSEKPQEDSVGLVAFGKNAAVEVPARQSFPLEGGQIVFNARIAADETNIEQALSLSAALLPEDTRGRIVLLSDGAETTGSLRPVLEELRTRGISVDVVPITYSYEKEVWVERLELPQSVKIGESYEASVVVSSLKAGKGKLQLTENGQPVGEPMPIEFQAGKNRFDLPLYLRSPGYYEYKATIILDENEDQLATNNTAVSYIFVEGEGKVLLVTDPVGRKEDWQSLRKAIIDGERAVEVVDAYSFPRDPLALMPYDCVIFCNVAHDAFDADQTQALHDAVYNQGTGFLMVGGQNSFGPGGYHRTLVEKILPVDMDISKKKILPKGALVIVLHTCEFPEGNTWAKRITKQAIKVLGSQDEVGVIDFEQGEQWVFKLAPASNYEEMATKVNAAAPGDMPAFAPTMEMGLRGLKDSDAAAKHMIIISDGDPQPPPPPLVQAFVDSQVTMSMVAIFPHGGQEVTLMRQVAESTGGRYYFPDDPNRLPGIFIKEAKTLKRTMIQNKEIQVAAGYPSPVLEGIDAAPKLGGYVLSTLKESPIVENVLYTTPEDAEEGDSDPVLAIWRYGLGTTAAFTSDLSPAWGKDWVNWEKYTAFVKQLMVRVSRVRKDGHLRMWSYMSGSEGVIMVEDFHPDETFMDVTAAVTGPGDQQRTIPLKQVGPRRYQATFPTWGAGLYQIQAVGQGGQERKDIVNGGFIVSYSPEYLKFTSNYEALREIVSTTKGQELTPAATKDEIYGRREPKSSSQPIFDWLLYGLAILIPIDVGLRRVQIDWRTIKGWFGMGRKQETTATMGALLKRKESVGSQLKTRSERPMPTRPAPPPGSSLPGQSPGMRTTAPKPPQSSSPPAKSPPSESTTSRLLDMKRKRQDGGDPPEKKS is encoded by the coding sequence GTGAAGCGGCGCTCGATCCTTCGCACGCTCTTTCCGGAAACGCTGTTCCCGTCGTCTCGGGGGCCGCTGAACTGGCGCGAAACGATTCCGCTGGTCGCGTTCCTGGCGACCTATCTCGCCGTCATCCTCTGGCTGACGCTCTCCAGACGGGTCACCTTTACCTATCCCTGGCAGCTTGCATGGATCGGCGTGTCCGTGTGGGTGTGGTGGATGTGGCGGAACGGCTGGAGCGGACTGAGCCGCGGCCGGGCGCTGTCGGCGCTGATCTGCCGGCTGGTGCTGCTGGGGCTGTTCGTCGCGCTGATGGCCGAGCCGCGCTCCGTGCGGACGCGTGATTCGCTGGCCGTCGTCTATGCCGTCGATTTTTCCGAGTCGATCGGGCCAGACGCCCGCGAGCAGGCCGCGAAGTTCGTAGCCAAAGCGGTCTCCGAGAAGCCGCAGGAAGACTCGGTCGGCCTGGTGGCGTTCGGCAAGAACGCGGCCGTGGAAGTGCCGGCGCGTCAGTCCTTCCCGCTGGAAGGAGGACAGATCGTTTTCAACGCCCGGATCGCGGCGGACGAGACCAACATCGAGCAGGCGCTGTCCCTGTCGGCCGCGCTGTTGCCCGAAGACACGCGAGGCCGGATTGTGCTGCTCAGCGACGGCGCCGAGACGACCGGCAGTCTGCGGCCGGTGCTCGAGGAACTGCGGACGCGGGGAATCTCCGTCGACGTCGTGCCGATCACCTACAGCTACGAGAAGGAAGTCTGGGTGGAGCGGCTGGAGCTGCCGCAATCAGTGAAGATCGGGGAGTCGTACGAAGCGTCCGTCGTCGTCTCGTCGCTGAAGGCCGGGAAGGGAAAGCTGCAGCTCACGGAGAACGGGCAGCCGGTTGGCGAGCCGATGCCGATCGAGTTCCAGGCCGGAAAGAACCGGTTCGACCTGCCGCTGTATCTGCGGTCGCCGGGCTACTACGAATACAAGGCGACGATCATTCTCGACGAGAACGAGGACCAGCTGGCCACGAACAACACGGCCGTCAGCTACATCTTCGTCGAAGGGGAGGGGAAGGTTCTGCTGGTGACCGATCCTGTCGGCCGCAAGGAGGACTGGCAGTCGTTGCGGAAGGCGATCATCGACGGCGAACGGGCGGTCGAGGTGGTCGACGCTTATTCCTTTCCGCGCGATCCGTTAGCGCTCATGCCGTATGACTGCGTGATCTTCTGCAACGTCGCGCACGATGCCTTCGACGCCGACCAGACGCAGGCGCTGCATGATGCGGTCTACAACCAGGGAACCGGCTTCCTGATGGTCGGCGGGCAGAACAGCTTCGGCCCGGGGGGATATCACCGCACGCTGGTCGAGAAGATCCTGCCTGTCGACATGGATATCTCGAAGAAGAAGATCCTGCCGAAGGGGGCACTCGTCATCGTTCTGCATACCTGCGAGTTCCCCGAGGGGAACACGTGGGCGAAGCGGATCACGAAGCAGGCGATCAAGGTGCTCGGCTCGCAGGATGAAGTCGGCGTGATCGACTTCGAGCAGGGCGAGCAGTGGGTGTTCAAGCTGGCGCCCGCGTCGAACTACGAAGAAATGGCGACGAAGGTCAATGCGGCCGCCCCGGGCGACATGCCGGCCTTCGCACCAACGATGGAAATGGGCCTCCGCGGACTGAAAGACAGCGACGCGGCCGCGAAGCACATGATCATCATCTCGGACGGCGACCCGCAGCCTCCGCCCCCCCCGCTGGTGCAGGCCTTCGTCGACAGCCAGGTCACCATGTCGATGGTCGCGATCTTCCCGCACGGCGGGCAGGAAGTGACGCTGATGCGACAGGTGGCCGAGTCGACCGGCGGGCGCTACTACTTCCCCGACGATCCGAATCGCCTCCCCGGCATCTTCATCAAGGAAGCGAAGACGCTGAAGCGGACGATGATCCAGAACAAGGAGATCCAGGTGGCGGCCGGGTATCCGTCACCCGTCCTGGAGGGAATCGACGCGGCCCCGAAACTCGGCGGCTATGTGCTCTCCACGCTGAAAGAGAGCCCCATTGTCGAGAATGTGCTCTACACGACCCCCGAGGATGCGGAAGAGGGCGACTCCGATCCGGTGCTGGCCATCTGGCGGTACGGGCTGGGGACCACGGCGGCCTTCACGTCCGACCTCTCTCCCGCCTGGGGAAAGGACTGGGTCAACTGGGAGAAGTACACCGCGTTCGTGAAGCAGCTGATGGTCCGCGTGTCGCGCGTCCGCAAGGATGGACACCTGCGGATGTGGAGCTACATGTCGGGAAGCGAAGGCGTGATCATGGTGGAGGACTTCCACCCGGATGAGACCTTCATGGACGTGACGGCCGCGGTTACCGGCCCGGGCGACCAGCAGCGGACCATTCCCCTGAAGCAGGTCGGCCCCCGCCGCTACCAGGCGACGTTCCCCACCTGGGGGGCGGGACTGTATCAGATCCAGGCGGTCGGCCAGGGGGGGCAGGAACGCAAGGACATCGTGAACGGCGGGTTCATCGTCTCCTACTCGCCCGAGTACCTGAAGTTCACCTCGAACTACGAGGCGCTCCGTGAAATCGTCAGCACCACCAAAGGTCAGGAACTGACTCCCGCCGCGACAAAGGACGAGATCTACGGGCGGCGCGAGCCGAAGAGCAGCTCGCAGCCGATCTTCGACTGGCTGCTCTACGGGCTGGCGATCCTGATCCCGATCGATGTGGGGCTCCGGCGTGTCCAGATCGACTGGCGGACGATCAAAGGCTGGTTCGGAATGGGCCGGAAGCAGGAAACCACCGCGACGATGGGCGCGCTGCTCAAACGCAAGGAATCGGTCGGATCGCAGCTCAAGACCCGCTCGGAACGCCCGATGCCCACCAGGCCCGCTCCCCCGCCCGGGTCATCCCTTCCCGGGCAGTCGCCTGGCATGCGCACGACCGCTCCAAAGCCGCCGCAGTCCTCTTCGCCGCCGGCCAAGTCGCCCCCCTCGGAATCGACAACGAGCCGCCTGCTCGACATGAAGCGGAAGCGTCAGGATGGCGGCGACCCGCCGGAGAAGAAGTCTTAA
- a CDS encoding ROK family protein encodes MAKTAADGCWVGFDLGGTKMLAQVYDNSLKLVGKDRKKTKPASDVSAGVARIVETIREALADAQIDASRLSGIGIGCPGPCDMEKGVMTAPPNLAWGDVEIGKVLTKEFGCPTAVINDVDSGMYGEYRFGAAKDAFCALGVFPGTGIGGGCIYRGEILRGHNITAMEIGHCQVVYNGPLCGCGQRGCLESVASRTAIAANAARAALRGDAPHLFEKAGTDLANIRSGALAESIKEGDKAVEVIVEEAARLIGLAVSTTINLLAADVVVLGGGLVEAMSDLFVTNVDKAARKRVMPPFKNAFKVVPAALGDDATAMGAAAWAQHVLADS; translated from the coding sequence ATGGCAAAGACGGCTGCGGATGGTTGCTGGGTGGGTTTCGATCTGGGCGGCACGAAGATGCTGGCCCAGGTTTATGACAACTCGCTCAAGCTCGTGGGCAAGGACCGGAAGAAGACGAAGCCCGCGAGCGACGTCTCCGCCGGTGTGGCCCGCATTGTCGAAACCATCCGCGAGGCGCTGGCCGATGCGCAGATCGACGCCTCGCGTCTGTCGGGGATCGGGATCGGCTGTCCCGGCCCATGCGACATGGAGAAGGGGGTGATGACCGCGCCCCCCAATCTGGCGTGGGGCGACGTCGAGATCGGCAAGGTGCTGACGAAGGAGTTCGGCTGCCCCACCGCGGTGATTAACGACGTCGATTCGGGCATGTACGGCGAATACCGCTTCGGAGCGGCGAAAGACGCTTTCTGCGCGCTGGGAGTGTTCCCCGGCACCGGGATCGGCGGAGGCTGCATCTACCGCGGCGAGATCCTCCGCGGCCACAACATCACGGCGATGGAGATCGGACACTGCCAGGTCGTGTACAACGGCCCTCTCTGCGGCTGCGGCCAGCGGGGATGCCTGGAGTCGGTTGCGAGCCGCACTGCGATTGCCGCAAACGCCGCGCGCGCCGCCCTCCGCGGTGATGCGCCCCACCTCTTCGAAAAGGCCGGCACCGATCTGGCCAACATCCGCAGCGGCGCGCTGGCGGAATCGATCAAGGAAGGCGACAAGGCCGTCGAGGTGATCGTCGAAGAAGCGGCCCGACTCATCGGACTGGCCGTTTCGACGACCATCAACCTGCTGGCGGCCGATGTCGTGGTGCTCGGCGGCGGGTTGGTCGAGGCGATGAGCGACCTGTTCGTCACCAACGTGGACAAGGCGGCCCGCAAGCGCGTGATGCCTCCCTTCAAGAACGCCTTCAAGGTCGTTCCCGCGGCGCTGGGAGACGACGCGACGGCCATGGGGGCGGCCGCCTGGGCCCAGCACGTCCTTGCTGACAGTTGA
- a CDS encoding 3-oxoacyl-ACP synthase III family protein gives MAVTTTASPSLESVTPKGQHLFSRRTNSLLGVQIAGCGSFVPENVVTNADLQTRLGFDPEWIRQRTGILERRHAPPEMATSDLCVEAARRAIRNANVDPADIDLVVCGTFTPDFQCPSTACLIQDRLALDCAAFDLAAACAGFMYSLVTAAQFVASGNAKVALVVGGDCMSRIINPADQRTYPLFGDGAGAVILTAGDPHQGLLCYQMGADGSGGGLLDRKAGGSKTPLTVSAIEAGDHLLHMDGRSVFKWAVRLVTDTIELMLETAGMTVHDVSLFALHQANIRIIDAAMEQLAIPPEKVFSNVHRYGNTSGGSIPLVLDEAYREGRIERGDTLMMCGFGAGLAWGTSLFRW, from the coding sequence TTGGCAGTTACCACCACCGCGTCTCCGTCGCTGGAGTCCGTCACTCCCAAGGGACAGCATTTGTTTTCCCGCCGGACCAATTCGCTTCTCGGAGTCCAGATTGCGGGCTGCGGGTCGTTCGTCCCCGAAAACGTGGTGACGAACGCCGACCTGCAGACTCGTCTCGGCTTTGATCCCGAGTGGATCAGGCAGCGCACCGGAATTCTCGAACGCCGCCACGCTCCGCCCGAAATGGCGACGAGCGACCTGTGCGTCGAGGCCGCCCGCAGGGCGATCCGCAACGCCAACGTCGACCCGGCCGATATCGACCTCGTCGTCTGCGGCACGTTCACGCCCGACTTCCAGTGCCCGTCGACCGCGTGCCTGATCCAGGACCGTCTGGCCCTCGACTGCGCCGCATTCGATCTCGCGGCCGCCTGCGCGGGCTTCATGTATTCACTCGTGACCGCGGCGCAGTTCGTTGCCAGCGGGAATGCGAAAGTCGCGCTCGTCGTGGGTGGCGACTGCATGAGCCGGATCATCAATCCGGCGGATCAGCGAACCTATCCCCTGTTCGGCGATGGGGCCGGCGCGGTGATCCTCACCGCAGGTGACCCGCACCAGGGACTGCTCTGCTACCAGATGGGCGCCGACGGCAGCGGCGGCGGTCTTCTGGACCGCAAGGCCGGCGGATCGAAAACGCCCCTCACCGTCTCGGCGATCGAGGCGGGCGATCACCTGCTCCACATGGACGGCCGGTCGGTCTTCAAGTGGGCCGTCCGGCTCGTGACCGACACCATCGAGCTCATGCTCGAAACGGCCGGCATGACCGTCCACGACGTGTCGCTGTTCGCGCTCCACCAGGCGAACATCCGCATCATCGATGCCGCGATGGAGCAGCTGGCGATTCCGCCCGAGAAAGTCTTTTCGAACGTCCATCGGTACGGCAACACCTCCGGCGGGTCGATTCCGCTGGTGCTCGATGAAGCCTACCGCGAGGGACGCATTGAACGGGGCGACACCCTGATGATGTGCGGCTTCGGCGCCGGCCTCGCGTGGGGAACAAGCCTCTTCCGCTGGTAA
- a CDS encoding DUF3050 domain-containing protein produces the protein MHSWDHLNNSLQPLRQRLLEHSVYGKIRDVAAVRTFMEHHVYAVWDFMSLLKALQQRLCCVTIPWLPPSNPFAARLINEIVLAEETDVARDGAPASHFDLYLDSMREAGADVGPILGLCEFLRTGQPLSDALTRCGAPPAAKDFVEQTFQILQTGQLPAIAAAFTCGREDLLPGLFSRIIQQLNGGMNGSFDSFVYYLDRHVALDGDEHGPQARKLMIQLCGDQPDAWAQAESAAIASLESRLALWNAMSAGI, from the coding sequence ATGCATTCCTGGGATCACCTCAACAACTCGCTGCAGCCACTCCGGCAGCGGCTCCTCGAACATTCCGTTTATGGCAAGATCCGTGATGTCGCCGCGGTGCGGACGTTCATGGAGCACCACGTCTACGCCGTCTGGGACTTCATGTCGCTGCTCAAGGCACTCCAGCAACGGCTGTGCTGCGTCACGATCCCGTGGCTTCCACCGTCCAACCCCTTCGCCGCGCGGCTGATCAACGAGATCGTTCTCGCGGAAGAAACCGATGTCGCCCGCGACGGGGCCCCTGCCAGCCACTTCGACCTGTACCTCGACTCGATGCGCGAGGCCGGGGCCGACGTCGGTCCGATCCTCGGGCTCTGCGAGTTCCTGCGAACTGGACAGCCGCTCAGCGACGCCCTCACCCGTTGCGGCGCGCCTCCGGCCGCCAAAGATTTCGTCGAGCAGACGTTTCAGATCCTCCAGACAGGCCAGCTTCCCGCGATTGCAGCCGCCTTCACCTGCGGACGCGAAGACCTGCTGCCCGGCCTGTTCTCAAGGATCATCCAGCAGCTCAACGGCGGAATGAACGGATCGTTCGATTCGTTCGTCTACTACCTCGATCGGCACGTCGCGCTCGACGGCGACGAGCATGGCCCGCAGGCGCGAAAACTGATGATCCAGCTGTGCGGCGACCAGCCGGACGCCTGGGCACAGGCCGAAAGCGCGGCGATTGCCTCGCTGGAGTCGCGGTTGGCGCTCTGGAATGCCATGAGCGCCGGGATTTGA
- a CDS encoding ATPase domain-containing protein, translating to MNAQTGIAGLDELLGGGLPANRTYLVEGNPGAGKTTLALQFLLEGIERGESCVCVTLSETREELSAAASTHGWSLDKLRIVELVASEDALHTDNQLAMFQPSELELGTTMEAILKAIEETKPTRVVIDSLSEFRLLAQNSLRYRRQILALKQFFSGRRCTVLFLDDRTADGSDLQLQSIAHGVVMLEQMSPEFGGDRRRLRIAKLRGRAYRGGYHDYIIEKGGLRVFPSLVASDHKIEAVSGQLSSGIAELDALTGGGFDFGTGILVAGPAGSGKSTLSMQYAYTAAMRGQRAMVMMFDERVDTLLARCKGVGIDLGPFVENGLVTLQQIDPAELSPGQLSQIVRSAAEGKDGHPPAQVIVIDSLNGYLNAMPEERFLVIQLHDLLTYLGHKGIVTFLVVAQHGLLGAMQTPVDTTYLADAVVLLRYFETMGAVKQAISIIKKRGGKHERTIREFRIDGQGLRIGEPLRDFQGVLSGIPKYLGNSKPLLENREE from the coding sequence ATGAATGCGCAGACTGGAATCGCCGGACTGGATGAACTCCTGGGTGGGGGCCTTCCCGCCAACCGGACCTATCTCGTGGAGGGCAATCCGGGGGCAGGCAAAACGACTCTCGCGCTCCAGTTCCTCCTGGAAGGAATCGAGCGCGGCGAATCGTGCGTGTGCGTCACGCTTTCGGAAACCCGCGAGGAGCTGTCGGCCGCGGCCAGCACCCACGGCTGGAGCCTCGACAAACTGCGGATCGTCGAACTTGTCGCGTCGGAAGATGCACTTCACACCGACAATCAGCTTGCCATGTTTCAGCCCTCAGAGCTGGAACTCGGCACCACGATGGAAGCGATCCTCAAAGCGATTGAAGAGACGAAGCCGACTCGAGTCGTGATCGATTCGCTGTCCGAGTTCCGGCTGCTGGCGCAGAATTCCCTGCGCTATCGTCGCCAGATCCTGGCGCTCAAACAGTTCTTCTCGGGACGCCGCTGCACCGTCCTGTTTCTTGATGATCGCACGGCCGACGGCAGCGACCTGCAACTGCAGAGCATTGCCCACGGAGTCGTAATGCTGGAGCAGATGTCGCCAGAGTTCGGAGGTGACCGGCGCCGGCTGCGGATCGCCAAGCTTCGCGGCCGGGCCTACCGCGGTGGCTATCACGACTACATCATCGAAAAAGGGGGACTGCGGGTCTTTCCTTCGCTGGTTGCCAGCGACCACAAAATCGAAGCGGTCTCTGGACAACTCTCGAGCGGAATTGCGGAACTCGATGCCCTGACCGGCGGGGGCTTCGATTTCGGGACGGGCATTCTCGTGGCCGGACCGGCCGGGTCCGGAAAGTCCACGCTGTCCATGCAGTACGCGTACACGGCCGCAATGCGCGGTCAGCGTGCAATGGTGATGATGTTCGACGAGCGTGTCGACACCCTTCTGGCTCGCTGCAAGGGCGTCGGCATCGATCTCGGTCCGTTCGTCGAGAACGGCCTCGTCACCCTGCAGCAGATCGATCCTGCAGAATTGTCCCCGGGCCAGCTTTCGCAGATCGTCCGCTCCGCCGCCGAAGGGAAGGATGGCCATCCCCCGGCGCAGGTGATCGTCATCGATAGCCTGAACGGATACCTGAATGCGATGCCTGAAGAACGGTTCCTGGTCATTCAGCTGCATGACCTGCTGACTTACCTCGGCCACAAGGGAATCGTCACGTTTCTGGTCGTTGCCCAGCATGGGCTGCTCGGCGCCATGCAGACGCCAGTCGACACGACCTACCTGGCTGATGCCGTCGTGCTGCTGCGTTATTTCGAGACGATGGGAGCCGTGAAGCAGGCGATCTCGATCATCAAAAAACGTGGAGGAAAGCACGAACGGACGATTCGCGAGTTCCGGATCGATGGCCAGGGATTGCGGATCGGGGAGCCGCTTCGTGACTTTCAAGGCGTCCTTTCCGGAATTCCGAAGTATCTCGGCAACAGCAAGCCGCTCCTGGAGAATCGGGAGGAATGA